One region of Zingiber officinale cultivar Zhangliang chromosome 7B, Zo_v1.1, whole genome shotgun sequence genomic DNA includes:
- the LOC122005307 gene encoding NAC domain-containing protein 48-like → MNGADLSLPPGFRFHPTDEELVTHYLCRRCAGLPIAVPIIAELDLYKFDPWQLPGMARYGEKEWYFFSPRDRKYPNGSRPNRAAGSGYWKATGADKPVGPRPVAIKKALVFYTGKAPKGVKTDWIMHEYRLANVDRSAHKKKHSLRLDDWVLCRIYHKKGEAIPGRRSSAAVAEPKQEAPAAEAATDFMYLDDATESLPRLVGECSSVSEHAAEWKCEREVQSLPRWGETEWEKALGFGANYEYGNPLLLQEDDIFSYLRNPF, encoded by the exons ATGAACGGTGCAGATCTATCGCTACCACCTGGATTCCGGTTCCATCCCACGGACGAGGAGCTGGTGACGCACTACCTCTGCCGGCGATGCGCCGGGCTGCCCATCGCTGTTCCCATCATAGCGGAGTTAGACCTCTATAAGTTTGACCCGTGGCAGCTTCCGGGAATGGCGAGGTACGGGGAGAAGGAGTGGTACTTCTTCTCGCCGCGGGATCGGAAGTATCCGAACGGGTCGCGGCCGAACCGGGCTGCCGGATCGGGATACTGGAAGGCGACGGGGGCTGACAAACCGGTGGGGCCGCGGCCGGTGGCGATCAAGAAGGCGCTAGTGTTCTACACCGGGAAGGCGCCCAAGGGAGTGAAGACGGATTGGATCATGCACGAGTACCGCCTCGCTAACGTTGACCGCTCAGCCCACAAGAAGAAGCACTCCCTTCGG TTGGACGATTGGGTGCTTTGCCGTATCTACCACAAGAAAGGGGAGGCAATCCCGGGACGGAGGAGCTCGGCCGCGGTGGCGGAACCGAAGCAAGAGGCTCCGGCGGCGGAGGCGGCGACCGACTTTATGTATCTGGACGACGCGACGGAGTCGCTGCCGCGACTGGTGGGGGAGTGCTCTAGCGTATCGGAGCATGCGGCGGAGTGGAAGTGCGAGCGGGAGGTGCAGAGCCTGCCACGGTGGGGCGAGACGGAGTGGGAGAAAGCACTCGGCTTCGGAGCTAATTACGAGTATGGGAATCCCTTGCTGCTCCAAGAAGACGACATTTTCTCGTACTTGAGGAATCCCTTCTAA
- the LOC122004171 gene encoding WD repeat-containing protein 75-like, which produces MPTMDISKSISGIKPPFSFPLKHEGSCTQVAFEQTTGLVAVSTEDYCVQFYSLFDNHEVSEVQVCKRNFQPADDVMLYVALVAISLDGSLMATIDVTIPEEKLGGLVCLKYWTRGSLVAEYLLSTVIYEPHSDAQVSSLAFRPGHNMAVTSSYGGDFKVWVHGSHADRNNESIQRTGWRCQSVGSYKGKSLTAAAFSADGSVLAIAAETIITLWDPDSNILVAMIGDTLSPITKPSFVGESEYLVSYTHGLKPQLSVWSTSNLALYWSHGIVTEAVSCSHDESQFAVLALLSSAGDADAKGNGVIFFFDVEDPVPVAT; this is translated from the exons ATGCCTACAATGGATATCTCAAAATCCATATCGGGAATCAAG CCTCCTTTTTCGTTTCCTCTCAAACATGAAGGATCCTGCACACAAGTTGCATTTGAGCAGACAACTGGATTAGTTGCTGTTTCCACTGAAGATTATTGTGTACAATTCTATAGCTTGTTTGACAACCATGAGGTTTCAGAG GTCCAAGTGTGCAAAAGAAATTTTCAGCCTGCAGATGACGTTATG CTATATGTGGCTCTTGTAGCCATTTCTCTTGATGGCTCCTTAATGGCTACCATTGATGTGACAATTCCTGAAGAAAAATTAGGGGGTTTGGTTTGTCTAAAATACTGGACTCGTGGTTCCCTAGTGGCAGAGTACTTATTATCCACTGTCATATATGAGCCTCACAG TGATGCTCAAGTTTCATCTCTTGCATTTCGCCCTGGACACAACATGGCTGTCACATCATCTTATGGTGGTGATTTTAAG GTTTGGGTTCATGGTTCTCATGCCGACAGAAATAATGAATCAATCCAGAGAACTGGTTGGAGATGCCAATCTGTTGGTTCATACAA GGGAAAATCATTAACAGCTGCTGCTTTTTCTGCCGATGGATCAGTCCTTGCTATTGCAGCTGAGACTAtaattacattatgggatccagATTCCAATATTCTTGTGGCTATGATTGGAGATACACTTTCG CCAATTACAAAGCCTTCATTTGTTGGGGAATCAGAATATCTGGTGTCCTATACACACGGTTTAAAGCCACAACTTTCAGTTTGGAGTACTTCAAATTTGGCATTGTACTGGTCTCACGGGATTGTTACAGAAG CCGTAAGCTGTTCCCATGATGAATCTCAATTCGCCGTCTTAGCTCTTCTCAGTTCAGCAGGTGATGCTGATGCAAAAGGAAATGGGGTAATATTTTTCTTCGATGTGGAAGATCCTGTTCCTGTGgcaacctaa